A segment of the Candidatus Nitrososphaera gargensis Ga9.2 genome:
ATGCCGGCGATAATGGCAGTGAACAAAGCGTCGTCTTTCACCCGTCATGGATGATGTATAATGTTATTTTGCAATTGTGCATGGCCGTGCTCAAATTATGCATCATTTATGCACGCTTGAAAAAGGTCGGTTATGCATGCCTGAGCATGCCGCTTACAAAAATACGAGCAAAATGCCTACTTTGCAAACGCTTTTAGCTTACCGCGCATTTCTCTGTCTTTGGAGATAGCAGGGTGCGATGGGTCTGCCAGTACGACCTCGTACCAGATGTTCATGCCATCCTTGTACAGGTAGTATGATCCGAGCACTTCGAGGTTGGGAAACTTCTCACTCACTCTCCGCTCTGCGACCTTGCGCATATTGATACCTTGCTTGATGTGGACGACGCCGATGTGCTTTGGTCTCCTGCCTGCCACTGGGCGCTGCTTCCTCATACCGCCCCTGCCCACGCGGGCTCTCACAACTACGATGCCCTGCTTTGCCTTGTAGCCCAGTCTTCTGGCCCTGTCGAGCCTGCTTGGCCTCTCTATCCTGTGAATGGTCGGCTCTGTCCTCCAAGCAATTGCCTTTGACTTGAGCTCGTCTGAATTCTCCTTCCACATTCGAAGCCAAGTCTGGGTCATGTAGCTGTGCATGTTATTATACTACACTCTCCTGTCTGGCACCCTTTTATAATCTATATTACGCCGCGCAGGATCTGGATCACCTTTTCGGCAATCACGGTCGAAGCCAGCTCCTGCGCCTCTTTTGTCTGCGCGCCAATGTGGGGCGTGCATATCAGGTTCGGCAGGCTGAGCAGCTGTTTGTTAGTTGGCGGCTCGATTTCAAAGACGTCCAAGGCCGCGCCGGCTATCTTGCCGTTCTTTAGCGCCTCGTACAGCGCGTTTTCGTCTATTATCTCGCCCCTTGACGTGTTGACAAGGTATGCAGTGGGCTTCATCTTTGCCAGGCGCTCGGCGTTGAACATATGCCTTGTCTCTGGGGTCGCCGGCACGTGGCACGTGACAAAGTCAGAGCTTTCAAGCAGCGTGTTAAGGTCGGTGACTATCATGCCAGTTTCAGAGATAAACTCGCGGTTAATAGGGTACGGATCATAGCCGATCAGGTTCATCCGCAGCGCCTTTGCCATCCTGCCGATGTTCCGGCCAATGTTGCCCACGCCGACAATGCCGAGATACTTGCCTGACAGCTGCGTGCCCATAAGCTCTTTCTTGATCCAGTTGCCGCGCTTGCCCTCTGCATCAGCCCTCGGTATGCTTCTTGCAAGCGATATCATCAACCCGATTGCAAGCTCGGCCACCGCGACAGAAGCTGCCTCGGGTGCGTTTATGACTCTGATCTTTTTTGCTTCGGCGGCCCTTACGTCGACGTTGTCAAGCCCGACGCCTACGCGGGCGATTATCTTGGCGTTTGCAGCAGCGTCGATTACCTCCTTTGTGATCTTGGTCCTGCTTCGCACGATGATGACATCATAATCCTTGACAGAAGAAGATGTGAGCTCGGCCGGCTTTATCTCTGGCTTGTAGTCGACAGTGAGCCCCGCGCGCTTCATGCTGTCGATGCCTGCCTGGTCGATAGAGTCACAGATGAGCACCTTGCCGCTGACTTGCATAGCGCTTGAAAAATCCAGTAGTAATATAATGTTTTATAATTGCCTCAAAACAAGAGCCTTGTGTCAGAAGAGCCTTCAAGCTTTATCTTGAAGATACAGAACGACGAGCTTGAAAGGCGGCTGTTCGTCGCACACTCCTTCTATGTCAGCATAAAGCGCGACTGGATGCGAGGAACGCATATGTTGTTTGTCAGGAAAGACGCGTTCATTGGCTCGGGCACGATCGACAGGATCGTCATGCTAGACGATCTGCAAGAAGAGGAAGAGAAAAAGATGTGTATTAAAAACAATTGGTACGCCAAGATAATATTTTCAAAACTGGCGCGCTTTCTTCCTACCGTGCCTGTGCAGGACACCCCGGCCGCGGCGCAGAACCCGCTAGCCCTGCATGGCGCAAGCATATCTGGTCCTGAAGCGCTGCAGATAGAGATCCTTGCACGCGCCAAGATAATAATATCCTGAGGTTGGTCGATTAATTTATTACAGCCCCCACACTAGTGGCATCCGGCAATGTCGTTCAGAACTGACAAAGATTCACTCGGCAAGATTAAGGTCCCATCTGCTGCATATTACGGCCCGTTCACTGCGCGGGCAATCAACCAGTATAAGGTGACTGGCCAGAAGGCCCACATCAACCTGATAAGGGCTTTTGTCATGATCAAGCGCTCTGCGGCGCTGGCAAACAAGGAGCTCAAGGCGCTTGACGCTGAAAAGGCAAGGGCCATTGTCAAGGCATGTGACGAAATTCTGGCCGGCAAGCTGCTCGACCAGTTTGTAGTCGAAGCGATCAATTCCGGCGCCGGCACTGCGTTCAACATGAATACGAACGAGGTCATTGCAAACAGGGCGCTTGAAATACTTGGCAAGAGAAAGGGCAGCTACGAGATTATCAGCCCTAACGACCATGTCAACATGTCGCAATCAAGCAACGACACGTTCCCCACCGCGATGCACGTCGCCATTCTGCTCAACATGAAAGAGACTATCGCCTCGCTTGACAAGCTGATTGCATCCCTGCAAAGGAAGGCAAAAAAGTTCTCAGGCGTTGTCAAGATAGGCAGGACGCACCTGATGGACGCGATCCCGGTGACCCTTGGTGCCGAGTTTGAGCAGTATGCTTTTGCGCTCAAGCAGGCAAGAACCATGCTAGTGCAGTCGATGGACGGCCTGCGCTATGTCGGCCTTGGCGGCACAGCCGTTGGCACGGGCGCCAACGCGCCTAAAGGCTATCGGCAGCTCGCAATAAGGAACCTATCGAAAATTTCTGGGCTGAGCCTAGGGCCGTCTGATAACATGTTTTACTCGCTTCAGAGCAAGTTCGATGTAGCCAACTGCTCGTCGGCTCTGCGCAACCTTGCGATAGAGCTGAACAAGATGGCAAATGATATCCGGCTCATGGCTTCGGGCCCGACCGCCGGCCTTGCAGAGATTCTCATACCGGCTGTCCATGCTGGCTCGTCCATAATGCCAGGTAAGGTCAACCCGTCACTTGCAGAGTGCCTCAACATGATCTGCTTTAACGTCATCGGCAACGACGTGTCAGTCGCGATGGCCGCGCAGGCCGGCCAGTTCGAGCTGAACGTGATGTTGCCAGGCATGCTAAAGTGCGTGCTCGACTCAACTGATATGCTAAAGAATTTCCTTCCAATATTTGCGGCCAACATGGTAGACGGCATCGAAGCAAACAGCGAAAAGCTAGAGTCATACATTGAAAAAAGCCCAGTGTTGGTCACATTGCTGAACCCATACATTGGCTACCTAAAGGCTGCAGAGATTTACAAAGAGTCGCTCAAGACGAACAAGAGCATCAGGGAACTGGTGCTTGCCAAAAAGCTGATGACAAAAGAGCAGCTTGATAGTGCGCTGTCAAAGAAAAACATCCTTGGCAGCTAGCTCTAGCTAGCCTTTTGCACGATCCGGCACGCCTTCAGCTCGCGGACTGCCGTCACGATCAGCGCCGTCTGCAGGACATAGCCGCCAATTATCAGCAGCATCGCATTGAACGGCTTTGAGAACGTGGTCATTATCCCGACATGGGGCGGCGCAAGCGAATTTCCAACCATCACGATGGCGGCCAAGGGAATGCAGGCGTAAAGTGCCTTCCGAAAGCCCTTGTAGGTAAGAACAGTCAACACAATGAACGCCAGCTCGAGCGCTATGGCCCTGTCGATGAACTGCGGATCACCAAATGGAATCGCGATCGCGCCAACGATGCTAATTGCGGCGAGCACTGCCACGACCGGGCTCAACGGCATGGCATTTTCTTTGCCACAACTTCAATTAAACATTGCTAACTATTAATAACGAGCGCAAGATACTCTCGCGATATATGAAGGCTGCACGGATAATAAAGACAAAAGAGCCGCTTGAAATCAAGGACGTCGGCGTTCCAAAACCAAAGAACGATCAGGTTCTTGTAAGGGTTGAAAGTGCAGGCGTATGTCACAGTGATCTGCACCTGTGGGAAGGTGGGTACGCCGGACCGCAGGGCGTGTTTATGAAGGTTGAGGACCGCGGAGTAAAGTTCCCACTCACCCCCGGCCATGAAATTGCCGGCACGATTGAAGAGATGGGCGAATCGGTCACTGGCTTTTCCAAGGGCGAGAAGGTTCTGGTCTATCCATGGATTGGCGAGGGCACATGCCCTGCATGCAGGGTGGGCGAGGAGAACGTCTGCGATGCCCCGCGCAGCCTCGGCATATACCAAGACGGGGGCTACTCTGAAATGGTGCTCGTGCCAAGCCATAAGTATCTGGTAAAGCTGCAGGGGCTCGACCCCAACTCTGCCGCGTCGCTTGCATGCTCTGGCCTGACGGCATACACTGCCGTAAAGAAGGCGGGCGCGCAGCCAGGCGACACGCTTGTCATTGTAGGGGCTGGCGGCCTTGGGCTCATGGCAGTGCAGATTGCAAAGTCGATCACAAACGCAAGGATCGCGATTGTCGACATTGACGACAAGAAGCTGGCAGAGGCAAAGAGGCTGGGAGCCCACGAAGTGATCAACTCAGGGGCCAGCGACTCTGTCAAGGGTGTCAAGGACATCACAAACAACTTTGGCGCAGAGGCTGTCATTGACTTTGTGAACAACGCCAAGACGGCGCCAAACTCGCTCAACATGCTGAGGAAGAGGGGCCGGCTGGTCATGGTCGGGCTGTTCGGCGGGTCGCTTGAGCTAAACTTACCACTCATTCCATTGCGCGCATTCACGCTGACTGGCGCCTACACCGGCAAGTTTGCAGATCTGGTAGAGCTGGTGGCGCTTGCAAGAATGGATAAGATCCAGTCGGTAGTATCGAGAAAGTTCACGCTTGATCAGGCAAACAGCGCACTAGAAGAGCTGAAATCAGGCAAGATAATTGGAAGGGCAGTAATCAATCCCTAGATGGCTACTGCCGTTGTCCTGCTGCTAGCCATGTTATAGAATGTGTTCCAGACCCTCACGCCGTCGTTTCTCATGATGTCCTCAAGAAGCGGCATATATCCTGGGCCGGCCGCCTTTTCCAGAAGCTTCCTGACTGGCTCCTCTCCCTTGAACATCCAGACCCACTCGTCGTAGACGATCCGCGGCTCAGAGAAGAGCATCGCAAACGGGCTGTGGCCCTTCTTTTTCATAAAGTAGTACTCGGTCATGCTGAGAAAGCCTGGTCCGAAAACAGCATCCCCTGCCTCGATGAACTTTCTCCTTGTCGCCTTGTAGACATCAAGGGCGATTTCGACGTTCTGTGCTTCCATGTCTGCAGTTGATACAGCTTTATTATTAACATGCTCGCGTGTTTTTTATTCTACATACTTCTACATGAGACGCGCATACCTCAATTATGAATCTATTATAAGGTTTAGATGCGTTTAACTACCATGGCAAGTGAGGATAAAACCGATACTTATGAGGAAACGGTAACCAGGACCACCTCAGAGCCACCAACCGAGGTCACAGTGAGAGGGGAGAGAGTAGTGACCACCTCATCGTCATCAGACGAGTTGCAGACCGCAGCCCCGAAGAAGGAAGAAGAAGAGTCGGTCTCTGTAAAGGCCAGAGAAGCAGGCAGGTCCCTCAAGGATCTTGTATATTCCCTTGGTAGAA
Coding sequences within it:
- a CDS encoding 50S ribosomal protein L15e yields the protein MHSYMTQTWLRMWKENSDELKSKAIAWRTEPTIHRIERPSRLDRARRLGYKAKQGIVVVRARVGRGGMRKQRPVAGRRPKHIGVVHIKQGINMRKVAERRVSEKFPNLEVLGSYYLYKDGMNIWYEVVLADPSHPAISKDREMRGKLKAFAK
- a CDS encoding hydroxyacid dehydrogenase encodes the protein MQVSGKVLICDSIDQAGIDSMKRAGLTVDYKPEIKPAELTSSSVKDYDVIIVRSRTKITKEVIDAAANAKIIARVGVGLDNVDVRAAEAKKIRVINAPEAASVAVAELAIGLMISLARSIPRADAEGKRGNWIKKELMGTQLSGKYLGIVGVGNIGRNIGRMAKALRMNLIGYDPYPINREFISETGMIVTDLNTLLESSDFVTCHVPATPETRHMFNAERLAKMKPTAYLVNTSRGEIIDENALYEALKNGKIAGAALDVFEIEPPTNKQLLSLPNLICTPHIGAQTKEAQELASTVIAEKVIQILRGVI
- a CDS encoding aspartate ammonia-lyase — translated: MSFRTDKDSLGKIKVPSAAYYGPFTARAINQYKVTGQKAHINLIRAFVMIKRSAALANKELKALDAEKARAIVKACDEILAGKLLDQFVVEAINSGAGTAFNMNTNEVIANRALEILGKRKGSYEIISPNDHVNMSQSSNDTFPTAMHVAILLNMKETIASLDKLIASLQRKAKKFSGVVKIGRTHLMDAIPVTLGAEFEQYAFALKQARTMLVQSMDGLRYVGLGGTAVGTGANAPKGYRQLAIRNLSKISGLSLGPSDNMFYSLQSKFDVANCSSALRNLAIELNKMANDIRLMASGPTAGLAEILIPAVHAGSSIMPGKVNPSLAECLNMICFNVIGNDVSVAMAAQAGQFELNVMLPGMLKCVLDSTDMLKNFLPIFAANMVDGIEANSEKLESYIEKSPVLVTLLNPYIGYLKAAEIYKESLKTNKSIRELVLAKKLMTKEQLDSALSKKNILGS
- a CDS encoding alcohol dehydrogenase, giving the protein MKAARIIKTKEPLEIKDVGVPKPKNDQVLVRVESAGVCHSDLHLWEGGYAGPQGVFMKVEDRGVKFPLTPGHEIAGTIEEMGESVTGFSKGEKVLVYPWIGEGTCPACRVGEENVCDAPRSLGIYQDGGYSEMVLVPSHKYLVKLQGLDPNSAASLACSGLTAYTAVKKAGAQPGDTLVIVGAGGLGLMAVQIAKSITNARIAIVDIDDKKLAEAKRLGAHEVINSGASDSVKGVKDITNNFGAEAVIDFVNNAKTAPNSLNMLRKRGRLVMVGLFGGSLELNLPLIPLRAFTLTGAYTGKFADLVELVALARMDKIQSVVSRKFTLDQANSALEELKSGKIIGRAVINP